In one Saccharibacillus brassicae genomic region, the following are encoded:
- a CDS encoding serine/threonine protein kinase — MIYSGEQEPSIRLIEDTLLPDVRLESVDPFNPVVVHHAPSGWTVLGAGNYAAVFEHPMLPGKVVKIYAPGRPGWQEECDVYEKLGQHPAYSTLYAADVHGEHGYLVLKKLEGKTFYNCLRDGTRIPEKAVRDVDKALDYARSRGLNPKDVHGKNVMLKDGRGLVVDISDFLQEGPCIMWKDLKKAYFKLYKPLMPKRAFPMPDWSMNLIRFLYRRLRKKSRLDGRHPQGKRYKAKPRKSG; from the coding sequence ATGATCTACAGCGGCGAGCAAGAACCCTCGATCCGCCTGATTGAAGATACCCTGCTGCCGGATGTGCGTCTGGAGAGCGTCGATCCTTTTAATCCGGTCGTGGTGCACCATGCGCCTTCGGGTTGGACGGTGCTTGGAGCGGGCAATTACGCGGCCGTCTTCGAACACCCGATGCTGCCCGGCAAAGTCGTCAAGATCTATGCGCCGGGCCGCCCTGGCTGGCAGGAAGAATGCGACGTATACGAGAAGCTGGGGCAGCACCCCGCTTATTCGACGCTGTACGCGGCGGACGTGCACGGCGAACATGGCTACCTCGTCCTCAAGAAGCTCGAAGGCAAGACATTCTATAACTGCCTGCGCGACGGTACCCGAATTCCGGAGAAAGCGGTCCGCGACGTCGACAAAGCGCTGGACTACGCGCGCTCGCGCGGCCTTAATCCCAAAGACGTGCACGGCAAAAACGTCATGCTCAAAGACGGCCGCGGCCTGGTCGTGGACATCTCCGACTTTTTGCAGGAAGGCCCGTGCATCATGTGGAAAGACCTCAAAAAAGCGTATTTCAAGCTATATAAGCCGCTCATGCCCAAACGCGCTTTCCCGATGCCCGACTGGTCGATGAACCTGATCCGCTTCCTTTATCGCCGCCTGCGCAAAAAGTCCCGCCTCGACGGCCGGCATCCGCAGGGCAAACGGTATAAGGCGAAGCCCCGGAAATCGGGATAA
- a CDS encoding glycoside hydrolase family 65 protein, producing MRPYLKVNAWQIVEEGFDPQLNEVSESVFSIGNGYMGQRANFEEAYGGPSLQGSYMAGVYYPDKTRVGWWKNGYPEYFAKVLNSVNWIGIDVEVDGETLDLSTASAEDFVRTLDMREGTLSRSFTAVLPSGRKVRVESLRFVSVPFKEIGAIRYSVTPLGEPAQLKLTPYLDADVANKDSNYEEKFWDTVSQHAAVDHACVEVRTKKLDFRVASHMVYELAATGDPNQEFHVEAETHKRDKFAGLSLSLRAEADQTITLSKYVANVTSRDYEPEALGDTARQLANEALERGFDALLDGQREAWAEKWRDGDVAIEGDETAQQAIRFNIFQLHQTYTGEDDRLNIGPKGFTGEKYGGSTYWDTEAYCLPFYLSTADQNVARNLLIYRYKHLEKAKENAAKLGFAKGALYPMVTMNGEECHNEWEITFEEIHRNGAIAYAIHNYVEYTGDFAYLGEYGFEVLAELSRFWEERVNYSERRGAYLILGVTGPNEYENNVNNNWYTNRMAAWTLEYTLQVANKLKHEQPEAFAAVAERIGLKDEETSKWKDIAARMLLAEDPETGVFLQQDGFLDKDILPVAQLDPAHLPINQNWSWDRILRSCYIKQADVLQGLFFLGDRYDLETKRRNFDFYEPITVHESSLSPCVHAILASELGYTEKAYEMYLRTSRLDLDNYNNDTEDGCHTTSMAGTWMSVVHGFGGLRVLGGRLILNPFSPDSWTSLSFKVGFRGARLQVTVAGGRTTVRNEGPAAASLTLYGRELDLAAGDSVSGERDPHEGAPQAAEAGEAAE from the coding sequence ATGAGACCGTACCTGAAAGTCAACGCATGGCAGATTGTCGAAGAAGGCTTCGACCCGCAGCTCAACGAGGTATCCGAAAGTGTATTCAGCATCGGCAACGGCTACATGGGGCAGCGGGCGAACTTCGAAGAAGCTTATGGCGGGCCTTCGCTGCAGGGCAGCTACATGGCGGGCGTGTATTATCCGGACAAGACGCGGGTCGGCTGGTGGAAAAACGGGTATCCCGAATACTTCGCCAAAGTGCTGAACTCCGTCAACTGGATCGGCATCGACGTGGAAGTCGACGGCGAAACGCTGGATCTGTCGACGGCTTCGGCGGAAGATTTCGTGCGGACGCTCGATATGCGCGAAGGGACGCTGAGCCGCTCGTTCACGGCCGTGCTTCCGAGCGGCCGGAAGGTACGCGTCGAATCGCTGCGCTTCGTGAGCGTGCCGTTCAAAGAGATCGGCGCGATCCGCTACTCGGTCACTCCGCTCGGCGAGCCGGCGCAGCTCAAGCTGACCCCGTATCTCGACGCCGACGTCGCGAACAAAGATTCCAATTACGAGGAAAAGTTTTGGGATACGGTGTCGCAGCACGCGGCCGTCGATCATGCCTGCGTCGAAGTGCGCACCAAAAAGCTGGATTTCCGCGTCGCGTCGCATATGGTGTACGAGCTGGCGGCGACCGGCGACCCGAACCAGGAGTTCCACGTGGAAGCCGAGACGCATAAGCGGGACAAGTTCGCGGGCCTCTCGCTGTCGCTGCGGGCCGAAGCGGATCAGACGATCACGCTCAGCAAATACGTCGCCAACGTCACTTCGCGCGATTACGAGCCGGAAGCGCTCGGCGACACGGCGCGGCAGCTGGCAAACGAAGCGCTGGAGCGCGGCTTCGACGCCCTGCTGGACGGCCAGCGCGAAGCGTGGGCGGAGAAATGGCGCGACGGCGATGTTGCCATCGAAGGCGACGAGACCGCGCAGCAGGCGATCCGGTTCAATATTTTCCAGCTGCACCAGACGTACACGGGCGAAGACGACCGGCTGAACATCGGACCCAAAGGCTTTACGGGCGAAAAATACGGCGGCAGCACCTACTGGGATACCGAAGCGTACTGCCTGCCGTTCTATCTGAGCACCGCCGATCAGAACGTCGCGCGCAACCTGCTGATCTACCGTTACAAGCATCTGGAAAAAGCGAAAGAAAACGCGGCCAAGCTGGGCTTTGCCAAAGGCGCGCTGTATCCGATGGTGACGATGAACGGCGAAGAATGCCACAACGAGTGGGAGATCACGTTCGAAGAAATTCACCGCAACGGCGCGATCGCCTACGCCATCCACAACTATGTCGAATACACCGGCGATTTCGCCTACCTCGGCGAATACGGCTTCGAAGTGCTGGCCGAACTGTCGCGCTTCTGGGAAGAGCGGGTGAACTATTCCGAGCGCCGCGGCGCTTACCTGATTCTCGGCGTCACCGGCCCGAACGAATACGAGAACAACGTCAACAACAACTGGTACACGAACCGGATGGCCGCCTGGACGCTGGAATACACGCTTCAGGTCGCCAACAAGCTGAAGCACGAGCAGCCGGAAGCGTTTGCCGCCGTGGCGGAGCGAATCGGCCTGAAGGACGAAGAAACGTCCAAATGGAAAGACATCGCGGCGCGCATGCTGCTGGCCGAAGATCCGGAGACCGGCGTGTTCCTTCAGCAGGACGGCTTCCTGGACAAAGACATCCTGCCGGTGGCGCAGCTCGATCCCGCCCATCTGCCGATCAACCAGAACTGGTCGTGGGACCGCATCCTACGCTCGTGCTACATCAAGCAGGCGGACGTGCTGCAGGGGCTGTTCTTCCTCGGCGACCGGTACGACCTGGAGACGAAGCGCCGCAACTTCGACTTCTACGAACCGATCACGGTACACGAGTCCTCGCTGTCGCCGTGCGTGCACGCGATTCTGGCGAGCGAACTCGGCTATACGGAAAAAGCGTACGAGATGTACCTGCGCACATCGCGGCTCGACCTCGACAACTACAACAACGACACCGAAGACGGCTGCCACACGACGAGCATGGCCGGCACGTGGATGTCCGTCGTTCACGGCTTCGGCGGTCTGCGCGTCCTCGGCGGACGCCTGATCCTGAACCCGTTCAGCCCAGACAGCTGGACGTCGCTGTCGTTCAAGGTCGGCTTCCGCGGCGCGCGGCTGCAGGTGACCGTGGCCGGCGGCCGCACGACCGTGCGCAACGAAGGCCCGGCGGCGGCTTCGCTGACGCTGTACGGCCGCGAGCTCGACCTTGCCGCAGGCGACAGCGTCTCCGGCGAGCGCGACCCGCACGAAGGCGCTCCGCAGGCGGCGGAAGCCGGGGAGGCGGCGGAGTAG
- a CDS encoding GNAT family N-acetyltransferase — protein sequence MNIEHVEIRKARSADRELFERLWQLYLYDFSEFTGMSVRPDGTYPYFAEFELYWKKWGGNCAYLILADGQIAGFAMVHEFWENEAAYLAQFFVMRKYRRTGVGSRAARLVFETKAGRWGLHQLANNIPAQRFWDRVIFDLTGAPALIEQMEEDRRFQLFELKPGREPN from the coding sequence ATGAACATCGAACATGTGGAGATCAGGAAAGCCCGAAGCGCCGACCGAGAACTGTTCGAACGGCTGTGGCAGTTGTATTTGTACGATTTTAGCGAATTTACCGGCATGAGCGTTCGCCCCGACGGGACGTACCCTTATTTCGCGGAGTTCGAGCTGTATTGGAAAAAGTGGGGCGGCAACTGCGCGTACCTCATTCTCGCGGACGGGCAAATTGCGGGCTTCGCGATGGTCCACGAATTTTGGGAGAACGAAGCGGCTTACCTGGCGCAGTTCTTCGTGATGCGCAAATACCGCCGCACGGGCGTCGGCAGCCGCGCTGCCCGGCTCGTGTTCGAGACGAAGGCCGGCCGCTGGGGGCTGCACCAACTGGCGAACAATATTCCGGCCCAGCGTTTCTGGGACCGGGTGATCTTCGATCTGACCGGCGCGCCTGCGCTGATCGAGCAGATGGAAGAAGACCGGCGGTTCCAGCTGTTCGAGCTGAAGCCGGGCCGCGAACCCAATTGA
- a CDS encoding amino acid ABC transporter ATP-binding protein: MDKIKVTGLKKSFGSNEVLKGIDMEVREGEVVCVIGPSGSGKSTFLRCLNLLEEINGGKVIVDDHDLSDKSSDINKIRENIGMVFQHFNLFPHMSVMQNIMFAPTELKKQSKEEARKQALTLLDRVGLSDKADAYPASLSGGQKQRVAIARALAMNPDVMLFDEPTSALDPEMVGEVLGVMQDLAREGMTMVIVTHEMGFAREVGNRVIFMDGGYIVEEGTPEEVFGNPKHERTISFLEKVL, translated from the coding sequence GTGGATAAGATCAAAGTGACCGGCCTCAAGAAAAGCTTTGGCAGCAACGAAGTGCTCAAAGGCATCGATATGGAAGTGCGCGAAGGCGAAGTGGTGTGTGTCATCGGCCCTTCCGGTTCCGGCAAAAGCACGTTCCTGCGCTGTCTCAACCTGTTGGAAGAGATCAACGGAGGCAAAGTGATCGTCGACGATCACGACCTCAGCGACAAAAGCTCGGATATCAACAAAATCCGTGAAAATATTGGCATGGTATTCCAGCATTTCAATCTGTTCCCGCATATGAGCGTCATGCAGAACATCATGTTCGCGCCGACCGAGCTCAAAAAGCAGAGCAAAGAAGAAGCGCGCAAACAGGCATTGACCCTGCTGGACCGCGTCGGCTTGTCCGACAAGGCGGACGCTTATCCGGCGTCCTTGTCGGGTGGGCAGAAGCAGCGCGTGGCGATTGCCCGGGCGCTCGCGATGAACCCGGACGTCATGCTGTTCGACGAACCGACTTCCGCGCTTGACCCGGAAATGGTCGGCGAAGTGCTCGGCGTCATGCAGGATCTGGCGCGCGAAGGCATGACGATGGTCATCGTCACGCACGAAATGGGCTTTGCCCGCGAAGTGGGCAACCGCGTCATCTTCATGGACGGCGGCTACATCGTGGAAGAAGGCACGCCGGAAGAAGTGTTCGGCAATCCGAAGCACGAGCGGACGATCAGTTTTCTGGAGAAGGTGCTGTAA
- a CDS encoding amino acid ABC transporter substrate-binding protein/permease, whose protein sequence is MRIQKKVTGFLVLLVFFFSFMGSLVPSAQAAEANKTYTIATDTTFPPFEYQDASGNYVGIDLDLLKAIAEDQGFKYRLQPLGFNAAVQALQSGNVDGVIAGMSITDERKQTFDFSDSYFESGPIMGVDAKNTAIMSYEDLRGLRVAVKTGTEGATFAESIKDQYGFSIVTFDDSPQLIEEVKAGGSAAYFEDYPVVAYGIAQGNGMKMPLPKEKGGSYGFAVNKGQDAELLKMFNTGLANLKESGKYNEIVAGYLGESFASEGGEIEIAATEQMSGFELIGASMPAFLKGMGLTLYYTIVSLFFAFILGLIFGSMKVGHNKLLRGVATVFVDIFRGIPLLILAFFIYFAIPQALGFTMPIWTAAILALSLNAGAYVTEIIRGGIQSIDKGQMEAARSLGVPYRTAMRKIIMPQAVKVMIPSFINQMVITLKDTSIMSIIGLVELTQSGKLVVASTYRSFEVWLTIGIMYLIVITILTKIADRLERRVSRG, encoded by the coding sequence ATGCGTATACAGAAAAAAGTGACGGGGTTTTTGGTTTTATTGGTATTCTTTTTCTCATTCATGGGAAGTTTGGTGCCGTCGGCCCAGGCCGCGGAAGCGAACAAAACGTACACCATCGCGACGGATACGACTTTTCCGCCGTTCGAGTATCAAGACGCAAGCGGCAATTACGTAGGGATCGACCTGGATTTGCTTAAAGCGATCGCCGAGGATCAGGGCTTCAAGTACCGCCTGCAGCCTCTTGGGTTCAACGCGGCGGTTCAGGCGCTTCAGTCCGGCAACGTGGACGGCGTCATCGCCGGCATGAGCATCACGGACGAGCGCAAGCAGACGTTCGATTTCTCGGATTCGTATTTCGAATCGGGTCCGATCATGGGCGTCGATGCCAAGAACACGGCGATCATGTCCTATGAAGACCTGCGCGGACTGCGCGTAGCGGTCAAGACCGGTACGGAAGGCGCGACTTTCGCCGAATCGATCAAAGACCAGTACGGGTTCAGCATCGTGACGTTCGACGACTCGCCCCAACTGATCGAGGAAGTCAAAGCGGGCGGTTCGGCTGCCTACTTCGAAGACTATCCGGTCGTCGCTTACGGGATCGCCCAGGGCAACGGCATGAAGATGCCTCTGCCCAAAGAAAAAGGCGGTTCGTACGGCTTTGCCGTCAACAAAGGGCAAGATGCCGAACTGCTCAAGATGTTCAATACCGGATTGGCCAATCTCAAAGAGAGCGGCAAGTACAACGAGATCGTAGCCGGTTACCTGGGCGAGTCGTTTGCGTCCGAAGGCGGCGAAATCGAAATTGCCGCGACCGAGCAGATGAGCGGCTTCGAGTTGATCGGCGCTTCGATGCCCGCTTTCCTCAAAGGAATGGGGCTCACGCTGTATTACACGATCGTGTCGCTGTTCTTCGCCTTCATTCTGGGCCTGATCTTCGGTTCCATGAAAGTCGGTCACAACAAACTGCTGCGCGGGGTCGCCACGGTGTTCGTCGATATTTTCCGCGGCATCCCGCTGTTGATTCTGGCCTTCTTCATCTACTTCGCGATTCCGCAGGCACTCGGCTTCACGATGCCGATCTGGACAGCCGCGATTCTGGCCTTGTCGCTTAATGCGGGAGCTTACGTGACCGAGATCATTCGCGGCGGCATTCAGTCGATCGACAAAGGCCAGATGGAAGCGGCCCGTTCGCTCGGCGTGCCTTACCGCACCGCGATGCGCAAAATCATTATGCCGCAGGCGGTCAAAGTCATGATTCCGTCCTTCATCAATCAGATGGTAATCACGCTCAAAGACACGTCGATCATGTCCATTATCGGTCTGGTCGAACTGACCCAATCGGGTAAATTGGTCGTCGCGAGTACGTATCGGTCGTTCGAAGTCTGGTTGACCATCGGTATCATGTACCTGATCGTCATCACCATTCTTACGAAGATTGCGGATCGTCTCGAAAGGAGAGTAAGCCGTGGATAA
- a CDS encoding sensor domain-containing diguanylate cyclase: MNILFYRDSQDQLFHISPRQRRVALALSLIMVSFTAAALFFAQVRLPVMASFFPVLSAWGIMGDILTAFILFNQFRVSRIVPLLLLACTFLLTGLLSLCYLLALTDMLPASGFLASGPQTASWLWGFWHTLFPIGILAFFWSLRAKLPVLPMRLLPRYLLAATGIVLTVALLLLVLATAGQGLLPVLVEGGSYRRLIDSGIGPVVWAFCALAFVFSIFPYKERGVLRVWLSVAVLAFLLGITLSLAAGERYTLGWYGSRVDSLIASTVVLLSIVSEVNKLFLRLTRQHEELEESKCALEEANEQLKELAGIDALTRIANRRKFDEVLRQELNAPQRQKEHLSLLMIDIDFFKAYNDNYGHLGGDMVLRTVAPKLESEALAHFGFTARYGGEEFAIILPGHSEQEAQQIAELMLESVRSLSIPHRYSAVSDQITISIGGCTLYPGENTSAHDLIGRADEALYQAKAEGRSRFVFARSGRPRRPFS, translated from the coding sequence TTGAACATTTTATTTTACAGGGACTCGCAGGATCAGCTTTTCCATATCAGTCCGCGTCAGCGGCGGGTTGCGCTCGCTTTGTCGCTGATCATGGTTTCCTTTACGGCGGCAGCGCTCTTTTTCGCCCAAGTGCGCCTGCCCGTTATGGCCTCGTTTTTTCCGGTGCTCAGCGCGTGGGGAATCATGGGCGATATTTTGACGGCCTTTATCCTGTTCAACCAGTTCCGCGTGTCGCGGATCGTGCCGCTGCTGCTGCTGGCCTGCACGTTCCTGCTCACCGGCCTGCTCAGCTTGTGTTATCTGCTTGCGCTGACCGATATGCTGCCGGCTTCGGGCTTTCTCGCTTCGGGACCGCAGACCGCTTCGTGGCTCTGGGGATTCTGGCATACGCTGTTCCCGATCGGCATTCTCGCTTTTTTCTGGTCGCTGCGCGCGAAGCTTCCGGTTCTTCCGATGCGTCTGCTGCCGCGTTATTTGCTGGCCGCAACAGGCATCGTGCTGACTGTCGCCCTGCTGCTGCTGGTGCTCGCGACGGCGGGACAGGGACTGCTGCCCGTGCTGGTCGAAGGCGGCAGCTACCGCAGGCTGATCGATTCCGGCATCGGGCCGGTCGTCTGGGCGTTCTGCGCGCTCGCTTTCGTCTTCTCGATCTTTCCGTACAAGGAACGCGGCGTGCTGCGCGTCTGGCTGAGCGTCGCCGTGCTGGCTTTTCTGCTCGGCATTACGCTGAGCCTTGCGGCCGGCGAACGCTACACGCTGGGCTGGTACGGATCGCGCGTCGATTCGCTGATCGCGTCGACCGTCGTGCTGCTGTCGATCGTCAGCGAGGTCAACAAACTGTTTCTTCGCCTCACCCGCCAGCATGAAGAACTCGAAGAATCGAAGTGCGCCCTGGAGGAAGCGAACGAACAGCTCAAAGAGCTGGCCGGCATCGACGCCCTCACCCGTATCGCCAACCGGCGCAAGTTCGACGAAGTGCTGCGGCAGGAACTGAACGCTCCCCAGCGGCAAAAAGAACATTTGTCGCTGCTGATGATCGATATCGACTTTTTCAAAGCGTACAACGACAACTACGGCCATCTCGGCGGAGACATGGTGCTGCGCACCGTCGCGCCCAAGCTCGAATCCGAAGCGCTGGCCCATTTCGGCTTCACCGCCCGCTACGGCGGCGAAGAGTTCGCGATCATCCTGCCGGGCCACAGCGAGCAGGAAGCGCAGCAGATCGCCGAACTGATGCTCGAAAGCGTACGCTCGCTCTCGATCCCGCACCGCTACTCCGCCGTCTCCGACCAGATCACGATCAGTATTGGGGGCTGCACGCTGTACCCCGGCGAGAACACGAGCGCGCACGACCTGATCGGCCGCGCCGACGAAGCGCTCTACCAAGCCAAAGCCGAAGGACGAAGCCGGTTCGTATTCGCCAGATCGGGGCGTCCCAGGCGTCCCTTCTCCTGA
- a CDS encoding LacI family DNA-binding transcriptional regulator produces the protein MPVTIKDVAREAGVSPSTVSRVLSNHPRISAATARKVREIMQEMGYHPNLMAKSLVSRTTRSLCVVLPKPAEELFLNLFFMELIRGIVAQAAHDGYDVLISPGASATEEIEAVARLVNGRRVDGVILLYSRRDDPVVEFLRERDFPFVLVGRSPQYPDVRSVDTDNVRAAYDAANHLIALGHTRIGFVGGPPELVVSADRLEGYRRALAEAGLPVRGEWIVEGEFLQDSGVRAMSLLMRLDERPSALLVVDDFVALGVLRGLPELNLRVPQDLSLVSFNNLALAELANPPISSVDIGIYELGRAASGSLIAAVQPAADEQAPKRQIVPHRLIVRQSSGRAD, from the coding sequence TTGCCCGTCACTATCAAGGACGTCGCCCGAGAGGCCGGCGTCTCGCCTTCCACCGTGTCCCGGGTACTCTCCAATCATCCGCGCATCAGCGCCGCCACGGCCCGCAAAGTGCGCGAGATCATGCAGGAGATGGGCTACCATCCGAACCTGATGGCCAAAAGCCTCGTCTCCCGCACGACCCGCAGCCTGTGCGTCGTGCTGCCCAAGCCGGCGGAAGAGCTGTTCCTGAATTTGTTTTTCATGGAGTTGATCCGCGGCATCGTCGCCCAGGCGGCCCATGACGGGTATGACGTACTGATCAGCCCGGGCGCAAGCGCCACCGAAGAGATCGAAGCGGTCGCGCGCCTGGTCAACGGCCGGCGCGTCGACGGCGTCATCCTGCTGTATTCCCGGCGCGACGACCCGGTCGTGGAATTCCTGCGCGAACGGGACTTCCCGTTCGTGCTCGTCGGACGCAGCCCGCAGTATCCGGACGTCCGCTCGGTCGATACCGACAACGTCCGCGCCGCTTACGACGCGGCGAACCACCTGATCGCGCTCGGCCATACGCGGATCGGCTTCGTCGGCGGCCCGCCGGAACTCGTCGTGTCCGCCGACCGGCTGGAAGGCTATCGCCGGGCGCTTGCGGAAGCGGGCCTTCCGGTGCGGGGCGAATGGATCGTCGAAGGCGAATTCCTGCAGGACAGCGGCGTGCGTGCCATGTCGCTGCTCATGCGCCTGGACGAGCGCCCGAGCGCGCTGCTCGTCGTCGACGACTTCGTGGCACTCGGCGTGCTGCGCGGTCTGCCGGAGCTGAACCTGCGCGTGCCGCAGGATCTAAGCCTCGTCAGCTTCAACAACCTGGCGCTCGCGGAGCTTGCGAACCCGCCGATCAGCAGCGTCGATATCGGCATCTACGAGCTGGGCCGCGCCGCTTCCGGCAGCCTGATCGCGGCCGTGCAGCCTGCGGCGGACGAACAGGCGCCCAAGCGGCAGATCGTGCCGCACCGCCTGATCGTTCGGCAGTCCTCGGGCCGCGCCGACTGA
- a CDS encoding NADH-dependent flavin oxidoreductase: protein MTNAKFAKLFDSVELHDGIKLQNRIVLAPMTHSSSNPDLSVSDAELSYYERRINKLGLAVTAVAHVMPGGIGFQNQFAAFGESNLPGLTQLASTLKKGGAKSVLQIFHAGIQGPRALVPEGDVVGPSAIELKDGSMSRELTHEEIESIVLDFGRATELAIRAGFDGVEIHGANGYLIQQFFSGWSNRREDKWGGSVEARLTFPLAVVDEVQRAAAAATKEPFIIGYRFSPEEPEEDGLTMDHTFALLKALGGKHLSYLHVSLMEYNSKPRRGGDLNRTRLEQIVEAATGTPVIGVGSIHTPEQAVEAIELGAAMVALGRELIVEPDWVQKVEAGQEADIALTLTAADQDRLVVPDNLWGMIIGLPGWFPVVEAETAE, encoded by the coding sequence ATGACCAACGCCAAATTCGCCAAGCTGTTCGACAGCGTGGAACTGCACGACGGCATCAAGCTGCAAAACCGTATCGTGCTCGCTCCGATGACCCACTCTTCGTCCAACCCGGACCTGAGCGTGTCCGACGCCGAGCTGAGCTACTACGAGCGCCGCATCAACAAGCTGGGACTGGCCGTAACCGCCGTTGCCCACGTTATGCCGGGCGGTATCGGCTTCCAGAACCAATTCGCCGCTTTCGGCGAATCGAACCTGCCGGGCCTGACCCAGCTCGCTTCGACGCTCAAAAAAGGCGGAGCCAAATCCGTCCTGCAAATTTTCCATGCCGGTATTCAAGGCCCCCGCGCCCTCGTGCCTGAAGGCGACGTCGTCGGCCCGAGCGCGATCGAACTGAAAGACGGTTCGATGTCCCGCGAACTGACGCATGAAGAGATCGAATCGATCGTACTGGACTTCGGCCGCGCGACCGAGCTTGCGATCCGCGCAGGCTTCGACGGCGTGGAGATCCACGGCGCCAACGGCTACCTGATCCAGCAGTTCTTCTCCGGCTGGTCCAACCGCCGCGAAGACAAATGGGGCGGCAGCGTCGAAGCCCGCCTGACGTTCCCGCTGGCCGTCGTCGACGAAGTGCAGCGTGCGGCCGCAGCCGCAACCAAAGAACCTTTCATCATCGGCTACCGCTTCTCGCCGGAAGAGCCGGAAGAAGACGGCTTGACGATGGACCACACGTTCGCGCTGCTCAAAGCGCTGGGCGGCAAACATCTCAGCTACCTGCACGTATCGCTGATGGAATACAACTCCAAGCCGCGCCGCGGCGGCGACCTGAACCGGACACGTCTGGAACAGATCGTCGAAGCCGCAACCGGCACGCCGGTGATCGGCGTCGGTTCGATCCATACGCCGGAACAGGCCGTCGAAGCGATCGAGCTTGGCGCGGCCATGGTCGCGCTCGGACGCGAACTGATCGTGGAACCGGATTGGGTACAAAAAGTCGAAGCCGGCCAGGAAGCCGACATCGCGTTGACGCTGACTGCCGCCGATCAGGACCGTCTGGTCGTGCCGGACAATCTGTGGGGCATGATCATCGGCCTGCCGGGCTGGTTCCCGGTCGTCGAAGCCGAAACGGCCGAGTAA